From one Sciurus carolinensis chromosome 9, mSciCar1.2, whole genome shotgun sequence genomic stretch:
- the Psmg1 gene encoding proteasome assembly chaperone 1 isoform X2 — translation MNSGVWEEVGCAKLWNEWCRTVDTAHLSPSEAFCVFYHLKSNPLVFVCQCSCYVAEDQQYQWLEKVFGSCPRRNMQITILTCRHVTDYKTSESTGSLPSPFLKALKTQNCKDTVCCSLLEQPNIVHGLPAAVLSYCQVWKIPAILYLCYTDVMKLDLITVEAFKPILSSRSLKGLAKNIPQGTEILKKLMTTNEIQSNIYT, via the exons ATGAATTCAGGCGTCTGGGAAGAAGTTGGTTGTGCTAAACTCTGGAATGAATGGTGTAGAACAGTGGACACTGCACACCTGTCCCCTTCAGAggctttttgtgtgttttatcaCCTAAAATCAAATCCCTTG gtgtTTGTCTGTCAGTGCAGTTGCTATGTTGCTGAAGATCAGCAGTATCAGTGGCTGGAAAAG GTTTTTGGCTCTTGTCCAAGGAGGAACATGCAGATAACTATTCTCACATGTCGGCATGTCACTGACTATAAAACCTCAGAATCTACTGGcagccttccttctcctttcctgaaAGCCCTAAAAACTCAGAATTGCAAGGACACTGTCTGTTGCTCACTGCTAGAACAGCCGAACATCGTGCATGGCCTTCCTGCGGCAG TTCTAAGTTACTGTCAAGTATGGAAAATCCCTGCCATTCTGTATTTGTGTTATACTGATGTGATGAAATTAGACCTCATTACCGTGGAAGCTTTTAAGCCTATACTTTCTTCCAGAAGCTTGAAAGGCTTGGCTAAG aataTCCCGCAGGGCACAGAGATACTGAAGAAATTGATGACAACAAATGAGATTCAGAGTAACATTTATACGTGA
- the Psmg1 gene encoding proteasome assembly chaperone 1 isoform X1 yields MAATFFGEVVKAPCRAGTEDEEEEEEAGRRETPEDREVRRQLARKREVRLLRRQTKTSLEVSLLEKYPCSKFIIAIGNNAVAFLSSFVMNSGVWEEVGCAKLWNEWCRTVDTAHLSPSEAFCVFYHLKSNPLVFVCQCSCYVAEDQQYQWLEKVFGSCPRRNMQITILTCRHVTDYKTSESTGSLPSPFLKALKTQNCKDTVCCSLLEQPNIVHGLPAAVLSYCQVWKIPAILYLCYTDVMKLDLITVEAFKPILSSRSLKGLAKNIPQGTEILKKLMTTNEIQSNIYT; encoded by the exons ATGGCAGCCACTTTCTTTGGAGAGGTGGTGAAGGCGCCGTGCCGAGCCGGGacggaggatgaggaggaggaggaggaggcgggcAGGAGGGAGACTCCCGAGGACAGGGAAGTCCGGCGGCAGCTGGCGCGGAAGAG GGAGGTGCGGCTTCTTCGAAGACAGACAAAAACATCTCTGGAAGTTTCTCTGCTAGAAAAATATCCTTGTTCCAAGTTTATAATTGCTATAGGAAATAATGCAGTAG CATTTTTGTCATCGTTTGTTATGAATTCAGGCGTCTGGGAAGAAGTTGGTTGTGCTAAACTCTGGAATGAATGGTGTAGAACAGTGGACACTGCACACCTGTCCCCTTCAGAggctttttgtgtgttttatcaCCTAAAATCAAATCCCTTG gtgtTTGTCTGTCAGTGCAGTTGCTATGTTGCTGAAGATCAGCAGTATCAGTGGCTGGAAAAG GTTTTTGGCTCTTGTCCAAGGAGGAACATGCAGATAACTATTCTCACATGTCGGCATGTCACTGACTATAAAACCTCAGAATCTACTGGcagccttccttctcctttcctgaaAGCCCTAAAAACTCAGAATTGCAAGGACACTGTCTGTTGCTCACTGCTAGAACAGCCGAACATCGTGCATGGCCTTCCTGCGGCAG TTCTAAGTTACTGTCAAGTATGGAAAATCCCTGCCATTCTGTATTTGTGTTATACTGATGTGATGAAATTAGACCTCATTACCGTGGAAGCTTTTAAGCCTATACTTTCTTCCAGAAGCTTGAAAGGCTTGGCTAAG aataTCCCGCAGGGCACAGAGATACTGAAGAAATTGATGACAACAAATGAGATTCAGAGTAACATTTATACGTGA